Within Anopheles ziemanni chromosome 2, idAnoZiCoDA_A2_x.2, whole genome shotgun sequence, the genomic segment TGTATACATGTGCCATTCAAAAACGTGAATTCTAAGCAATGCTTATGTCGATTGATTTATGTAAAAAAGCATATATTCGATATAAAGCGTTGATAACTGGTAACTTCCTGTAATGGCAAACAACCATGGCCTTTGTCTTGCTTATTTACAAGCAATTAAGtgttattgaaaatatttatttcattatgtttgtttcttgtttttcgagATGTAGTATTTTTGTATAGTATATCCgatttatgaatatttgaaTGCAACACATGATTTGATGGCTCTTCTTGCTATTAAGGCTTCCATAATTTCCTGATTATCTTTACAGCTTAGGTACTTTGTGTTCTCATTGTGACTGCGGATTCTATGGCCGCCGTGCGAAAAACTACACTAACGTGCCTTGCACACATTGGCCAGAAACTGGCCGAGCACATTCCCTCGCGGGTAGTACGTGCATACGACAATAACTTTCCCACTGCGCGTTTTGCTAATGCCCACGCCCAGCTCCTTCGTGCCCTTCCACACCATCTGCGTGAACTGGCCACCCTTGACGGCCGTGCGGGGCTCCACGTTGAACGTGAACTGCTTGGCCTCCTCGTACCACGAGCGGCAGACTTCCCTGGCGTTCGGCAGGGCATTCCGATCCGACGACCACAGGCAGTAGAGATTCTCGCCGTACTTGGAGTTCTGCCGATAGGTGAACCGATCATCCCTGGCTAATATGTCGGCCCATTGCTGTGCGTCGTTCACGAGCTCCTTGTGTAATCTAGAAGGGGATAAATTGATACGATCATGCGGACTGCTGGTCTTTTCCTCCGATCTGCCATACATACATCAAATTCGGTGCACCATGCTTCCGTCGGAACTCGTTGTGGTGCTTCAAAACTGCCACGcaaaattcattaaattcaTCCGGATCATTCTCGTCCACGATACGGACGTGTTTCTCCAGCTTAATACCGGCTTCGCCTTCATTTCCGTTCCGGTTTTCTCTCGAGCGCTGTTGTGCAGACGTCTTCGAAGTTTTACTATCCATTATCGAGTCCGTCTCCGTCTTTTTGGTACCCTGCATGGCCGCGGAAGCTTTGTCAACGATAATCTTAGGCACCTCAAAGCCTCCCAACGGTGGCACATTCTTCGCGAAGCTTCCAATGTAGTTCCCCGGGGGATCATAATTCGCCACTACAAACACCTGCCCCGAGCTGAAACGTTCGATCGGTGGAATAGAAATAGCTTTTTGATGAGCATGTCAAAGGTTTATCAGACGTGACTCACCGATTTCTGGCCACTCCCACCCCAAGCTCCCGGCTGTCCTTCCACACGACCTGCGTAAAGTGTCCCGTCTTGAGCGTAGCCGGTTCCTTACCGAAAACATGCAAATCGATCTCGCTGTACCAGTTCTCAACCGGTTCCTGGCCGGTGACGCTGACGCTGACCGTGTTTGACGAGCTCCACGAGCAGAAGATGTTCTCGCCGTACTGCGAGTTACTCCGATGGACCAGCACACCCCGGGCCGCTATCACCTTTGCCCATTCCTCGGCGTACCGGCAAAGGCGCTTGCAGAGCTTGAGCGGTGGCACCCCGTGTCGCGTCCGGTACTGATTGTGCGCCTTCAGACAGTCCCGCTCGAACTCGGTGTACATGGAGGCCGAACCGCGCCGGTACGACTGCGTTCCGTAGGACCGCAGACTGCCTATCGAGGGACTCTTCAAATGGTTCTGCAAGTCTTTGGTTCGGTCCAGCGACTTCGGTCGCTGCGGGGTTGAAGTGCCGATGGAGACCGTGCTCCTTGAAATGGACGACTGTTTTGCAACCGTTTTGGAGCTGGCCAACGATTGGACCGCACTGTGGGACGCCGCTGGTGCCGTGTTATTATTGTTCCGGTCGCACGCCGCTGCTCCACGTGTTCGCTCGAGCTCGGCGCTTGTTGTGAGAATCGTTCGTAGTGGGGAAATCGACAGCCTCGGCGACCCGGCCGACAGTTTTCCCGTCGATTGCGATCGACACATGTCGTTGTCGGTAAGATCGAACTTCTCCTTAAACACAACGGTTCGATCCGGTTTGTGGCCTTTGTACGTCTGTATCGTCTCCATGGTAATCACCTCGCACAGTGGATCCTGAATGGATAGGAGAGAAATTAGAATATTATCTACGATATACTTGAGCGGCTTAGACGATCCTTATCTGGATTTACTTGTGACAAGTGACAAGTTGATAGTACAACTGATTTTTATGCGAAGCGTGAACcttaaaaaacttaaaataagTACGTGCCACTTAATGTGTGCCAAGTCCTACCTTTTTGCTACCCTTGTGGTTGATGACACGCTGGTCCGTTTTTCTGACCATTACGACCCGGGAAAGGGCTCCACAGTCGTGCGAAGATCCTGCCGACGAAAGCTGCGTTATGTCCTTGGTGGGCCTCACAGGTCTAAAAAGTGTAATGAAAGCAGTTTAAAGCCATTGAGAGAAGTTTCACGTTTTACTTTTGGTAAATTGGTGGAAGATGCACAGAAAATGCCCTTAAATAATACTCTAAGCATATTTAACAACAACATAAGATGAACATGGAAACCTACagatcattatttttaatttgctttcttcACTGAAAAGCTGGATTAACaacttaaataatttttttttaaatctgcaAATGGCCCACATAATTTTACGAAGATAATCAAACGAATCGCTTGCTTATAttgtaaatgtaaaaaaaagatttcgTTCACCAAAGCACTCGACTCACTTTAGCGTGTGGTACGTAACATGTTTGCTTACCgaattccacacacacacaaaccagtTCTGCGTGACTTCatcttttgttttactttgtaATTTACAAATTCGCCTACAATTAACAGCAAATAAATGCTCTCATCGTCGAAGCCGAAATGTTGTTACATCTGCCAGtttcatcaaaacaaacaacaaacacgagTTGAAAGAACATTTCTTAAACTTTTTCACAGACCGCCACAAACTGAAATGAACATCGACTTGGTCATCGACTGGGGCCGACTTGCATTAGCCCGACCGACGACGTTACAAATGACGAACTTCAACCTCCGCTACCGACGGGTCCGTTTATGTTTATCAGGTTGACATTCCAAAGCACCCATAAATcgtaatgatgctgatcgtgaGACTTTCCACTCCAGTTTggcgaaggaaaggaaaaatcgcCCCAACCAGTACCAGCTTGATCTGGTGGCTTTTGGTCTGCACCTTACTCGCGACACATTGGCCATACCGACGCCCCGACTGGAGTAACGTTTCGTCACTAATTAATCTGATAATTGAAGCAGCACTATAATTGAAACATCATAAATAGTGGCTGCAATAAATAATTCTCAATTAGGCGTGGCTTGCAATCGCTGGCGAGCGGGCTTACCTATTTCTTATGGATATGGTGTGAAAATGTTATGGTATGTTTGCTCAAGTTCGCCGTCCGGTGGAGAGCATATTCACGTGCCAAACGATTTTTGCACAGCGACATTCGAAACAAGAAACGTATTGCGAAGGAAACGACCAGGTCCATATTAATACGGCTGACCATGGGACAACTTCGGTACTCAAATCCAATATGTTGGCCACATAGATGCCAACGGTACGATTTGATTATctattcattttgttttagtaTTTCAAGGGTGAACGTCTTGAGTTGaattaaattggaaaaataaatataacacTATTTTCACTAATCTCCCTTTTCACAGCATGCATGCATCGAAGTGTATGTTTCCTTAAATTTGTTACTTTTGTTAAACAcactaaaattaaataacccccgtatttaacaaaaaaacgaacgaattcCACAGCTTCGAAGAACGGTTCCAAAGGTTTCCAAAATTCACTCCTACATGACTCATTTATTCGCCCACCATTATTTTGGACGCAAAGTCACTTTTATCGCAAGAGTAATGCGAGCATTCTTATCAACAACAACCTCCAATGTACTCGCACGAACAAGCACCGAAAATGAACGATATCAAACATTAAAGGTACAACTTTTGATAAGATAAGTTGAATAAAGGTcgacaagcaaacaaaattgcATCCTTTTGGATAGAAATTTAACGAAATCGTGTAAAGAAACAAGATGCTCATCGAGATCATTCCAGCATCCATAATATTTAAAGGTTTATTGTAACATTTCTAGTACGTAAATATGTTTGGTGTTgaataagtttaaaaaaatactttttattaaaatggTATCGACCCACCGACCTAtcttttaaaaccattttctcTTGTCAAGAAAGGTAGAGAAGGCATGATGGGCTGAAGTGATTAGGGTGCGTAAATGATATCATAAGGTAAACAACGCCGGATAAACAAATACTCAAGACAAGACAAAACTTACGTAAGCAAGTATACTTAAAATAAACGTCTTTAGAAGAGAAATATAATTAGAGCCAGTTAATAACTTTGCAACAAACCATAACTTGAATTGCACCCATTAATACTAGTTATTTATTGGCAACTTCCTCCAATGAACCGAGGAATGACTAATTATATCTCTTAACCCAGAAACATgaattttgaaacttttattCACTTCAATATTGTTATTGTTCCATGTCAATCAAGCCTTTCAGACGAAAACGTGGCTGATCGTCTACGACAGTGGCGACATCGTTTCATTGACTCAGTTCCCAATGGCCCCGCTGATCTAATTGTGGAATTAGTGTAACCCACTATCGTCGTTCCCAGCATTTGATCAACCAAACGCCGCCGTAAACCACACTAATTGCGGTGTGATAAATTGTTCGATACGGGTTCGTTCCTCTTCAGCAGTCCATCAACGATAAGCTTATGCCCGAGTGAGATGCGGAAACGAGTAGGAGTAGGTAGTATTAGAATGATCTTTTAGGGGTGAGCCTAAGGTGAAGAAGGGAgtaaaaaaactaacaaatagTCTATTGAAAACGCGTCGCTTGCTGCCGATATGGAGGAAATggacgatattttttttttttttgcttgctacCAGTCCGAGGAACATGGTGCACTGTGCCATGTCCGCAAAAAGTCACACATGCAGCCACTCGTTAATGCGTAGCACATGCCGCAGATCTAATCACACACCAGCGTCACAAAACGGTGCCATTGTGCAATATTCACGACCTATATGACGATGTGTTTTTTCCCAGCCCATCCCAGCGCAATAACTCGATCCTCTTCGGCAGTAAAGACCATTTGTGCAAATTGCAACCAGCTTTATTTACTCATTCATACACGTTTCCAACACGATTGGTAGCTTAGAAtgaatgtattttaaattgtaatgtCTTTTGAATAGGCAAAAACGTTCAAATTGAATCTTAGTCCTGAGCAGAACAAACACCATTTAATTGTTAGACTAAAGACAGTGTTTAATACTTTGGCACAAAATGGTGCAAAAATGGTACAATGTATAATACTAGCCAATTTGCCACTATTTGACACCACATTAATTCAACTgcctgttttcatttttacatGATACATGTTACCAATAGTATTGACATACAAATGGGTTTACAAGTAAATTAAAGGATCATTAATTCTACAGCCTGAAGTTCTGTTTGAAACCCATAATCAACACACGGCATCTAATGACAGCGAATTTTCACGGAAATGAGAAACAACCCTTATTGAAGCgtctcgtttgttttctaataTTTGTTCTCACGCTTACTTTATGAGTACTGTGTGTAAACACCATATTTACCTGCATCTGGAAGCCATTTTCAAGCAGCAAACCTCCATGGTGCCGGTGAAGATTCCGATCGCGTCCGCTGGCCTGCCGAGAAGTAACGGCTACGACTCGCTATCCCCCGTGTACGGTGTTTACGGAGcgttgtgtatttttattcgtttgcCACCAACACTTTTCCTCCCATTGCCGACCGTTTTAAGATATCAACGATGTGTTACTTCCATACACAATTTAACTCCACCGCAGGCACCTTCTCATCGCCGCATTTATGTCCGCGGTGTTCTAGCGCTGAACGGAAATGAAACGGAATGTATTTATCGAAAAAAGTCACCACAATTTCGTTTATTGCAGCACACAAAGTTCTTAAAACACCACCGCGCGCATGACACCGCCTGCTTCGTGACCTGTTATTCTAAGCACGTGTTGTTAACAACTAGTTTTGTGGCGTTTAGCTCCCGCGCCACGTCGGCGCGAAAGATGAGTGCAACCAACAGGTTTCGCTTGCGATCCCAACTAAATTGATAGCAGCGTACGTAATCATCTGTGGCCCGACTGATGTGGCAAATCATTTCCAGACAACAATAAGATCAAGTGCCACGATCACTAACGGCTACGCTAATGACCGTGCAGTACCAGCCGTAAAAGCCGTTGCAGTGCTTTAGTGCATCGGGGAGGACCGTGTTTGCCAAGGTCATTTGATAAAAGCAGTGTACTTTTACGTGCGGAATATTATGACAAAAGTCTCGATTTTTATCTAACAGAACACAGGGatgttattttccatttttttacattattagtaatgtaaaaatatttgctTCACTCGATCAATAAGTCTGAAGTATCTGGATGTGGACAACGGCAGAAAAGATTaccaattaaataaaataaaaatgagttTAAAAGTTATGTTACTAAAAAGAGACTACACTGACAAAAAACTAGTCTTCTGGAAAAACTGacacatatttttttcgttaatttaaaaaaaacatcgtcAACCGGAACAAATGTCCCTTTCCTATTGAAACCAGCCACGTATCGAAATGCTTTCGGGAGGAGCTATTTAGGGGTTTCCGCTAACCTGTCTATTTCCGCGCAGACCCCGACCAACTTCCGGGCAAGCAAACCATACGCGTGTGATTGCGTGTGCAGCAGTTTGCAACGACCTCGCCGGTATCAGTCGGGAACGCGAAACGAATTGTAAATTGGTGGATCAATTGTTGTCAACGTTTAGCGAACGACATGCTTTTAACAAATACCGTCCATTCTTTAAACCGAAGCGACGCTACCACCCCCATGGTCGCGGTCAATCGCCGTGGTTTTGGCTCCATAGATGGATTTGCGTACAATGAGTCGTTAAATACAAACCGAGAGCgattattcaaataaaacctAAAACCGTCGCTACCGCACGGTTTCAGCTTCGTAGCCGCGGTGAAACATCATTTTAATTATCTTTAAATATGGAAACTACATAACAGGGAGTCTATGTATTGTGCCGCGATGCGGTTGTGCCGCAATTACACTGTAAATCGGAGGGAAAACAACCTTGAACTTTATGCTAGACCTGGGCCTAGAGCCTTTTACCCCTGCCGGTGGGCGGTATATCTTACTAATGGTTAGTGGGTTTTCTCTTCTCGCGCCCTTAAACTCGTCCAGGAACTGAATCACCAATCGATCCACCATACTAAATTACACCGGGTGTGagcagaatgaaaaaaaaccaaaaacactgGAAAATCGACGGGAGCTCATCATTAGTTGATGTTTTAAATATCGGTAGCTAGCCTCTTGTATTCTGCGCACCCCACTCCATATCACAACGCCCAAACTCGAAATGGTTGCTGTTTTTTGAGAACCAGTAAATTGGGGGAAAATCACTTAACCCATCACACAACATAAAATCACgtggacagaaaaaaaaaattaaaaaacactaaaacatATAACATGCACCCACGGCTGAGAATATGCGAACTATATTACACAAATTCTGTGAATCATGAATAAGTAATCTTTTCCCGGTAGGGTACACAGacgaacggaaaggaaaaaccaacttATCAAACGACTGGAGCTCGGCAGCGTCACCCGCGTTACCGAAATGGCCGAATGCTCAAAGGGTACTGAATGTCTCGCGGCGTTATTTACTACGGTTCACCCTCCCCCCACATGGTGGAATCGAGTTCCGGCGGAATCTCGCGTTCTCTCGCGTTTTCTCTTGTGCCGAGAATTTGACGAGAAAAACACGTTCACcggagaagatcaaggttaCGCATTCTACTTCCCTGGAGATGCCGACACATGCTGCAACTGCGGCATCTACTACATTTCTTATCTCGTTTTTagtatctttttttaaatattttttctccgAAAATCACCAGCAAGCGTTATTTGTTCCACATTACAAGTTAGTACAGTTAGAAACTGATAGCGATTTCTGTGGAATAGCGTTCCACGTTGCCTTCCATAAACCTGTCAGCCGGTCGAAGCGGACGCTTGGTGGTTTGTAAAAATTAGTTCGCTTTCCCTTGTTTATTGCAAACTGTGAGCCTGTCAACAGGGCAAGATTTCTGCTGCAACACTTGAAAAGCAATAATATTGATCAAGGTTCAATGATATGCACTGAATTGTATACAAAGCAAATGGTTCGCTCGCTATGCACTTGGCTATGTTTGCACATTTACCCTCCGCTTTCGCCGAGCTCATGTTTTGCTCACGTACTAACTAATGTAAAAAGCAACTGTGTGCGGACGTACGAACACCAGCAAACCCGcacaccaacaccatcgatAACACATAAGCACGTGGCGGTTATGTGATTTTCTACACATTCATTGTAGTAAACGTGCACACTCTGCACAGGTCCGCAGTTCCTTGATGCTGCTTCTCAACCATATTTTATCACCACCGTTTTATATGCTGTGCTCCTTTTTCCGGGCAATATGATAGTTTACGTTCGATTGATGCCAAAAACCTGTCACTCGCTTTATTATGTTATTGCGGTGCACAGATGGattcaaatgttttatcaCAGGATGCCTTTTCACAATAAATTCATTCGAAATTCGATGCTGAACCCTAACTGAAGCAGCTACTACTATATTCAATTACTaagttgttttaatgtttctaATTAATTTTACCCATTATGGtatcaaattcaaatcaaatcaatattGTGtgcatttaatatttttaacgaGCATCAAAAGATCATAACAAAGCCTTCCatttttgctttccattttttattttatctcatcgatttttttgtgttttaaaactttttccagTTGTTTGTTAATACAGGGaatgcgaaaggaaaaacctgtGTGCATCTGTGTGTGCTCAACTTTTTGGTGCGTTTTCCAGAAATGACGTCAAGAATAGTTTTGTATCACTGACGATTTTTTGTTCCGAAGATGTTAGCGAATCATCACGTAAGAATGATGAAGCcaataaatattttctaaaaatgCAATTCACAATGGCCATACCAAAAAACGAGATCTCGTGTATTTTATTAGAATCTGTTTCATACAGAACTAACATCGAGATTCTTTGCAAATGAGAAATCTATACGAACTACGCTgcgaaacaccttagaattGAGCAGCAGTGAGGTGGCAAGCCGTATGGGAAATAATTATCAGTCAGGAAAAAGCGCAAACTCCGTCGCGTCGGAGGAGCGTCGAGATGAAACGCAAACTCCGTACTTAAAAAGTTAAACTTCCTCAAACAACCAGTGTGTGGGGGACTGGAACACAAACAACGAGAGGTTAGTGAAAATTATAACAGCTTTGTATAACCAACCGGGTTATTTAGatacttttgtttattttttattataaagaTTATTTTTGATTACATTgacaattatgttttaatttaggTTCGGGAAagtatataaattaaaaaatataatgaagaaaaaacccaaGCATAAAAGATGCTTCAGAACTATATTTCGTATAAAACTGTATCAAGATTATATTCTTGATACAGTTATTCTTTTTATTCAACACTTATAACTTTTGAGTTTGTCGTTTACTATTCTCATtgattttcactttatttttaagtaCGGTTTCGAAACATCATTGTCGTTGATTTCAGCGAGTAATTTGCACgtggaaaatcaaaccaatGTACACCACTTTTAACGAggtggtttcctttttgataATATTGTCCGTTCAAATTGCTGTAAAGTaggaaacgaaacggaaaaacgTAAGTAAGGCGTTAAATAATATGTGTGAGCACATTTTACCCCAAAAAAACGTACCTGTTGTAGCGTTTTCCGAATCACCATGCACCTTTGTAGTATTCTGCGCAGCGTAAGCATCGCTAAGATCATTATCTTGATCCCTTGTAGAAAACTTCATTCCATTGTGATACGACAATTTGTCAGTAGCAGTTCCGGAATAGTTTCCAACGGTCAGCTTGTACTTTTCCACCTcactaccaattttgaattcGTCATACAACGCAAAAGTAGAGTTTCCTTCGAAATCTTCTAAAAGGACCAACAGCTCATGTCTTCCCGACTTCGTCAGCTCATGAAGCTTGTCTAAACCCAGCCAGTGCTCTCCATTAATGTCTCCGAATCCGTGcttaagcaagccgtagacgttgcgaacttgtacgcgcgaacaatttgacaaccaggcattgcctatgttaaggaaaggaaacgaagatataagaggatatccttctttcctttccttaacataggcaatgccaggttgtcaaattgttcgcgcgtacaagttcgcaacgtctacggcttgctttaTACATCATCCATTCGCGGTAAAAATCGACGGATCCATCTATGCGGCGCTGGAACACTGTCCAGCCACCGCCATAAAGCGCCCTGAGATTTATTGCATAAAGtgctttcccattttcttgggcGAATCATGTCCCAGGTAAAGTTTGATTGGCTCCTTGCCCCCAAGCAACTCTCGGGTCTGAAGAGATGATTTACTTTGCTGTTGCTCTAATTTGCGAATCATCGCATCTCGAAGTTTCATCAACTTATACTCCATatgctgttttatttcctccagCTGCTCCGTGTGGTACTCGAGTGACAATTGCAGATTGTCcaatatttccttccgaaaATGGCATGTCGGCTGCAGCTTCTCCTTCTGCTGTCCTAAGCGCACCAAATTGCACATAATCACACACAATAATGCACTTTTAAACAGCATGTTTCTCAAAATTACAGTTATAACTGAAACCCGAGTACACTTCCAATTTTAAAACTGTGCTTTGCGTTTTGCCAGCAGTTTAACTCTAGACTGCTCCGTCCAAACTTATACAAAGCACTGAACTTGCCAAGTTTGAGAAATATTGCTCAAAGGCTATAAATAGCATTTTATCTTGAATTTGAGCACGATCATTTTTCCAGTTTTACTTATCTCTGGCTTCGGTTGGAAGTTTCGGGAATCCAGCATATTTGcccatttaaaaatatgaatttacagcgttcaaagttgtttggttaaACAACGTTCTGCTCCGATTTCGAATAGAATAATCTCCAATGAAGCAATAGCCCATAAACTCTTACTAGCTCAATGTGATGGGATGTACTTAGTATTCTGGAGATTTCTCTGTGCTCCAATGTGTTTCGCGGTTTTATGTGGAAGCTACGATTAATATTTCTTTCCTCAATTTTCAAGTCGTTCAAacagaaatattattttttctacGCATCATATTCCCTATATTCATAAATTCGCTCaccaaatttatttaaaacagaaataaacattttgcaAGACACTTTCATTTAACGTAAAGACGTTATTTTGATTATACTAAAAGAAGCCTCGATTatggtaacaatttcaatgGCATTTAACAGCTAGAATACATCTGATGAAGGAGAAATTCTATCAAAAAATCGTTGTAAATTTGATAGAATATAACGATTAAAAACAAGAACCTTACAGATTTGCCAACGTAAGCCGAGTGCTAGTTAGAGGCAAGACTGCGAAACATCATTGTTGCTGATTTTAACGAGTAAAGTTTTCGAAATGTGTCCCAACTCACTCCATATCGATTATGGTCACCGTTTAGAAAATATGGCCCGTTCAAATGACTGCAatagaaaagaatgaaaaacacatttgtatGAGTTGGTACACGATATGTTTGGCTACGTTTTACATGTGGTATACATACGAGTCCCAACCGGCTCCAAACCACCATGATCCTTTCCAGTATTTAGCAAGGTTGCCTCCGGATTCATCATTATCTTGATCAAATGTAGAGAACTTCATTTCATCATGGCTTTTCAACGAGTCACCAGCGGTTCCTGAATATTTTCCCACGGTGAGTTTGTACTT encodes:
- the LOC131281286 gene encoding uncharacterized protein LOC131281286; its protein translation is MEVCCLKMASRCRPVRPTKDITQLSSAGSSHDCGALSRVVMVRKTDQRVINHKGSKKDPLCEVITMETIQTYKGHKPDRTVVFKEKFDLTDNDMCRSQSTGKLSAGSPRLSISPLRTILTTSAELERTRGAAACDRNNNNTAPAASHSAVQSLRPKSLDRTKDLQNHLKSPSIGSLRSYGTQSYRRGSASMYTEFERDCLKAHNQYRTRHGVPPLKLCKRLCRYAEEWAKVIAARGVLVHRSNSQYGENIFCSWSSSNTVSVSVTGQEPVENWYSEIDLHVFGKEPATLKTGHFTQVVWKDSRELGVGVARNRSGQVFVVANYDPPGNYIGSFAKNVPPLGGFEVPKIIVDKASAAMQGTKKTETDSIMDSKTSKTSAQQRSRENRNGNEGEAGIKLEKHVRIVDENDPDEFNEFCVAVLKHHNEFRRKHGAPNLILHKELVNDAQQWADILARDDRFTYRQNSKYGENLYCLWSSDRNALPNAREVCRSWYEEAKQFTFNVEPRTAVKGGQFTQMVWKGTKELGVGISKTRSGKVIVVCTYYPRGNVLGQFLANVCKAR